Genomic segment of Nitrospira sp.:
GTCGCGACGCCCTTCCCGCCCTTGAAGCCAAGGAACATCGAATGGAGATGGCCGATGATCGACGCCAGGGCGACCCCCAATACCGCCGCCTCTTGGTGCAGGAGCACCGTGGCCACCCACCCTGCCAGCCAGCCCTTTCCAATGTCGCCGATCAGGGTCAGCACGCCGGCTTTCTTGCCGCTCACGCGCAGGACATTGGTGAACCCGACATTCTTGCTGCCTGCTGATCGTGGGTCGACCGCGCCCAGCAGGCGGGACACCACCACGCCGAAAGGAATCGACCCCAGAAGATAGCCGAAGAGGATGAGGAAACCGATGAGCCAGGGACTGTCCATCAATGGTTGACCGGATCGTCGATTACCGGCATGTGCCGGCGCGAGCGACTATAGACCCTTCGTCCCGATCTGACGCCAGAAACTCCACACATACTGCGCGCCCGACACATAGCCTAGGATGAGGGACAGATACAAGGTGACGATGCCGGCCAAGTGCAGGTTGCCGATGGCTTCCACCACCGTTCCTTCCAGCAGGAGGAGGACGATGGCGATGACCTGCAAGGCCATTTTGTATTTGCCGGTGACCTCGGCCGACATGATCAATCCTTCAGATGCGGCGATCGCCCGCAACCCGGTCACGGCCACTTCGCGGGCGATGATCAGAATGGCCACCAGCGCGCTGACGCGATCGACTTGCACCAGGAGAATCAAGGCAGACAAGACCAGCAGCTTATCCGCAATGGGATCGAGGAGCCGTCCGAGTTTCGTGATCTGGCCGGTCTTTCGTGCGACATAGCCGTCCAGCAGGTCCGTGACTGCTGCGACGACGAACACCAACGCGGCCGCCAGGGATCGATCCGGTGTGGGGTCGAGGAGAAGCATGACGAACACCGGGATCAAGAGAATGCGGACGAGCGTCAGCACGTTGGGCAGATTAATATTACTTTCCTGCCCTGCCGATCGCATCAACACCAGTCCGGCTTCTTTCCAGCCTTCTCCCATGGTCTCTTTCGTCCGTTTCCTTGAGGCCTTCCTTATACAATGCCGTGTTTGAGCAGGTCATGCAAGTGAATCACCCCGGCAAGGCGATTCGGCGGTTCGATGACCACCAGCGCGGTGATCGAAAAACGTTCCATCAAGGCGACGGCCGTCGTGGCCAGTTCGTCCGGGCCGATGGTTTTCGGGGTGCGGCTGGCCAGGTCGCCGGCCGTGACGTGGCTGAAGTCCCCGCCGGCCTGAATGAAGCGCCGCAAGTCGCCGTCGGTGACGATTCCATAGAGCGCACCCTTCGCATTGACGACGGTCGTCAGTCCGAGTTTCTTCGAGGTCATCTCCAGGATCGTATCTGCTCCCGACACCTCGGCGCGCACGCGCGGCAAGTGTTCGCCATGCTGCATGAGATCGCGCACCTTCACCAGCAATCGCCGCCCCAGGCTGCCGCCGGGATGGAATTGCGCAAAATCGTCGTGCTTGAACCCGCGTTTTTGCAGCAGCGCCACGGCCAGGGCATCGCCCATGGCGAGGGTGGCGGTGGTGCTGGCCGTCGGGGCCAGACCCAGCGGGCAGGCCTCTTCATCCACGGAGACATCCAGTGCCACATCGCTGTTTTTCGCGAGTGTCGAATTCATCTTTCCGGTCATGCCGACGACGGGCACATTCATTCGTTTGACGAAGGGCAGCAATTGCAGCACTTCCTGCGTCTCTCCGCTGTTGGAAATGGCGATGAGCACATCACGCCGTGCGAGCATGCCGAGATCCCCGTGGACTCCTTCGGCCGGATGCAGAAAGAACGAAGGCGTCCCGGTACTGGCCAGGGTAGCCGCAATTTTCTGGCCGATGAGGCCGGATTTCCCCATGCCCGAAATGACGACTTTCCCCTGGCACTCGTAGAGCAGCGTCACGGCTCTCGCGAACCGCTCATCCAGACGGGCTTTGAGATCGAGCACCGCGCGCGCTTCGATATCGAGGACGCGAATCCCCTCGCGCACGCTCGCATCGCCTTTGGCAGAACGCACGGCGGATGTCCTGGTCTTGCCTGTTACCGGACCGGTTGTGTGGCGGCTGCGTCGCATATACGTAATACCCGTTCAAGGAGTGAATGAAGCGCATGAAGTGGAACCATGTTGGGTCCATCGGACAGGGCGGAATCGGGATCCGGATGCACTTCCATGAAAAACCCGTCGCAGCCGGCTCCTGCCGCCGCGCATGCCAAGGGTTCGACGAATTCACGCTGGCCGCCGGATTTGGTGCCGCCCCCGCCCGGCAGCTGCACGCTATGGGTGGCATCGAAGACCACCGGATAGCCGAAACGGCGCATGATGGGAAACGAACGCATGTCGACGACCAGATTGTTGTAGCCGAAGGAAGATCCGCGCTCCGTCAGGACAATCCGGTGGTTGCCGGCATCCTCCACCTTCTTGATGGCATTCCCCATTTCCGGCGGCGACAGGAATTGCCCTTTCTTGATGTTCACGACTTTGCCGGTCTTTGCGGCAGCGATCAACAGGTCGGTCTGTCGGCAGAGAAACGCAGGAATCTGCAGGATGTCGACCACCTGCCCGGCCTCGGTCGCCTGATCCTCTGTGTGCACGTCGGTCAAAATCGGGACACCGATCTGTTGCTTGATCTTGGCCAGGATGGCAAGTCCCTTCTCTAATCCAGGTCCGCGAAAAGACGAGATGGAGGTGCGATTGGCTTTATCGAAGGACGACTTGAACACGTAGGGCATGCCGAGCGATGTAGTGATTTCCGCGATGCGTCCCGCCGTGTCCATGGCGAGCTGCTCGCTTTCAATCACGCAAGGTCCGGCGATCAAAAACGGACGATGGCCCGCCCCGATCTTAAATTGTCCCAAATCAACTTCGTACGCCATAATCTCCGAGTTATTGATGGTCCATGGGAGGCTCAAACTGATCTTTCAGCAAGGCCGCAGACGAGGCAGAACCGCAGGCGTAGCGGAGCTACGTCGAGGATTGTGCCGAGTCGAGAACGCCGATGAAAGGCAGTTTCAGCCTCCCTTACTCAATGGCCGCATTTGCGGCGTAGTGCCGCCCCGACAAATCCACTAAACAAAGGATGCGGGTGATGCGGCCGCGACTTGTATTCCGGATGAAACTGCGTCGCCAGGAACCAGGGATGGTTCTGCAGTTCAACGATTTCAACCAGGCGCCCATCCGGCGACAGGCCGCTCAGAATCAGTCCTTGTGCCGTCAATTGCTCGCGATAGGCATTATTGAATTCATACCGGTGGCGATGCCGCTCGCGCACTTCGCTGACGCCGTACATTTTTTGCGCCAGCGTGCCCTCTCCCAAGGTACAGGCGTAGGCGCCCAGGCGCATCGTGCCGCCCTTGTCGTTGACGGATTGCTGGTCGGACATGAGATGAATGACCGGATGCGGCGACTGCGCATCGAACTCCGCGCTGTTCGCGCCGTTGAGTCCGGCGACATTGCGCGCAAACTCGATGGTCGCGCACTGCATGCCCAGACACAGACCGAGGAATGGAATCTGATGTTCCCGCGCATACTGGATGGTGACAATCTTGCCTTCGATCCCGCGTGAGCCGAACCCGCCGGGAATGAGAATGCCGTCCGCCTCGCGCAGGATTCGCTCCGTCCCCTGCCGTTCGACGTCTTCGGATTCGATCCACGTCACGTTGACGCGGGTTTCATGGTCGATCCCGCCGTGCACCAGGGCCTCCGCCAAGCTCTTATAACATTCTTTCAGTCCGGCATATTTTCCGACGAGCGCGATGGACACTTCATGCTTGGGATGCTTGATCTTCTGCACCATCGCATCCCATTCGCGCAGATTGGGCGGCCCGGTTTCAAGCTTCAACTGCCGTACGATCAGTTCATCCAACCCTTCCTTGCGGAAAACGATCGGCACTTCGTAGATGGTCTCGACATCCTTGGCCGTGATGACCGCATCTTTCTCGACGTTGCAAAACATGGCGATCTTCGCCTTGAGTTCCGGCGGAAGGTAGCGATCCGTGCGGCACAGCAGAATGTTCGGTTGAATACCGATTTCGCGCAGCTTGTTGACGGAATGCTGGGTCGGTTTGGTTTTCAACTCACCGGCGGCGCCGATATACGGGACGAGGGTCAGGTGCACGTAGAGCACATTGTCCCGCCCCACGTCGTAGGGAATCTGCCGAATGGCTTCCAGAAACGGCAGGCTTTCGATGTCGCCCACCGTGCCGCCGATCTCCACGATCGTGACGTCCATGCCTTGTGAGGTGCGCATGATACATTGCTTGATCTCGTCGGTGACATGCGGCACCACCTGCACCGTTCCGCCCAGATAATCACCCCGCCGTTCCTTCGTGATAACCGAGTGATAGATCCTGCCGGTCGTGTAGTTGTTTTCGCGCGTCAGCGTCAGCGAGGTGTAGCGTTCGTAATGCCCCAGGTCGAGATCGGTCTCTGCCCCGTCTTCGGTGACGTAGACCTCGCCGTGCTGGTAGGGATTCATGGTCCCGGGGTCGACGTTGATGTAGGGGTCGAGCTTCAAGAAGGTGATTTTCAACCCGCGGCTTTCCAGCAGATTCCCAATGGACGCAGACGCCAGTCCCTTTCCGAGCGACGAGACGACACCCCCGGTGACAAAGATCAGCTTGCTCATCGTGGCACCTTCTTGTGAATGCGGCCAATAGTCATGGTTGAGTGCTCCCCGGTCCGCTCGTCTGGGCGCGAAGTTGCGCGAGGGCCACGGGTACGTCCTCGGGGCTATCGATGCGCAACGACGCATGAGAGGTCTCCCAGACGCGAATCCGGATTCCGTTCTCCAGTGCGCGTAGCTGCTCCAGTTTTTCCGCCTCTTCCAGAATCCCGGTCGGTAAGGCCGTCAGGCGCGCGAGGGTCTCGCGCGTGTAGATATACAGACCCAGGTGAATGAAATGTAATCCCGGCACGGCCGACCGTTTTGGATCGTCGCGCACCAGCGGGATCGGCGCTCGCGAAAAATAGAGGGCATGGCCTTCCCGGTCGGTCGTCACTTTGACCACCCCGGGGTTGTGTAGGTCTGCATCGCTGTCGATCCGTCTTTTTAACGTCCCCATTGGTGCGTCGCTTGTCAGAAATGGTTCCACCAGGTCCGTGATCAGGTCGGGATGGAGAAGAATTTCGTCGCCTTGCAGGTCGACGAAACACCCGCCGGTTCGAGATTGTGCGACGGCGGCTACGCGATCTGTGCCGGTACGATAGGGCTCGGTCATGATAAGCACCTTCCCCCCGAATTGCTCAACGGCGGCCTTGATGCGCTCGTCATCCGTGGCAACCAGCACCTCGTCCACCACGCGGCAGGCCTTGGCCTGTTCATACACATGTTGGATCATCGGCTTGCCCATCAGTTCGACCAGGGGCTTGCCCGGAAATCGAGAAGATCCGTAACGGGCAGGAATGACCACCGTAACCGGACGTTTCACGTCAGTTCTGCCCCAAGGCATCGGTCAACTGCGCAGCGGTGACGGTGGCGGTGCCGATCATGCCGACGACAACTCCGGCCGCTTGATTGGCGAGTATGGCCGCTTCTCGCATGTTGGCGCCGGTCGAAAGGGCCAAGGCCAGGGTCCCGACGACTGTGTCGCCGGCTCCCGTCACGTCATAGACCTGCCGGGCACGTGTCGGAATATGCCAGTGGTCGCCATGGCTCTGGTAGACACTCATGCCTCGCTCACCTCGTGTGACGAGTACGGTTTGGCACCCCAATCGTTGGCGCAGAACCATCCCGGCTTTGTTGATCGTCTTATCATCCTCCCCTTGCACGCCGGCCGCTTGGGTGGCCTCGAGATGGTTGGGGGTGACGACCGTCACGCCCTTGTAATAGCTGAAATGCTCCACCTTGGGATCGACGACAATGGGGATCTTGCGCTGTCCCGCCAAACGAGTCAACTCGGTCATCAGCGAGGCCGTGACGACGCCTTTGGCGTAATCGGAGACCACCAGGCAGGACAGTTCCTTCAGCCGTGATTCGACGTACCGGAGGATCCGACGTTGCAGAAGGCTGGAGAGTTCGTTCCGGCGTTCCACGTCGTAGCGGACGATTTGTTGGTTGTGAGCAACGACGCGTGACTTCCGTGTGGTCGGCCGGCTCTGATCGATAATGACTCCGCCGCGACCCTGGCGGCGGCCACCCAATTCTTTCAACAGCAGCCGTCCGCTCTCGTCCGCTCCGATGACCCCGCAGATATCCGCTTGGCCGCCCAGCGCGAGAATGTTGTTGAAGACGTTGGCCGCACCGCCGAGCTTGAGTGATTCTGATTCGACGTGGACCACCGGCACGGGGGCTTCCGGAGAAATTCTGCTGACTCGTCCCCACACGTAGTGATCCAGGATCAAGTCCCCGATGACCAGCACGCTGGCCTGCGGGAAGCGCTGGATATACGTGCTGAGTGCGACCTGATCCACCATCGGATCTTCGCTTCCCTGCCCGCTCCACGGACCGGTTTGTCCGGACCGTCCTACTGGATGGCTTTTCCTAACCTTTCCCATCGTACCCATTCCGTCCACGATCCTTGGCCGCTCCACGACCAGTAAATGCGAAACGCTTTGCCGCGCACCTTCTCCGTGCGCACATAGCCCCAGAACCGACTGTCGAGACTGTGATCCCGGTTGTCTCCCATCACGAAGTACGCATCCTCCGGTACCGTCACCGGGCCGAAATTATCGCGCGGGCTGATGTGCCCGTCATGGATGGGTGGATCGGTGTGTTGCGTGAAGGCCTTATCCTCGAACGGCGTCCCGTTGATATGGACGACCTTGTTGCGCACCTGAATCGTGTCGCCAGGCAGCCCGATCACGCGCTTGATGAAGTCCTTGTCTTCATCTTCGGGAAATCGAAATACGATGATGTCGCCGCGCTGGATCGAACCGAACGGAATCACGGTTCGCGAGGAATAACAGGTGACCGGAGGAAAGCCCGGTTGAAACTTGCAGTCGGTGGGCCACTGGAGGCCATAGGATAACTTGCTGACGAGGATATGATCCCCGACCAGGAGGGTGGGAATCATCGAACCGGATGGAATTTTGAACGCCTGCACCACGAACACGCGGATCGCGAACGCGAGCAACATCGCGATGATGATCGCCTCTGCGTATTCGCGTAGGATCGACTTGTGGGCCGGTTGCTCAGCCACGACGAGGCGTGCTTCGTTGGTCGTCTGTTCGGTGGGAGTGGGCGTCGTGTGGTCGTTCGTCGCGGGAACCTCATCGGGACGAGCATTGGGATCGACGCTCATTCCTCGCCCACCTTCAGGATGGCCAGAAACGCTTCCTGTGGGACTTCCACGCGTCCCACCGCCTTCATGCGCTTTTTGCCTTCCTTCTGCTTCTCCCACAGTTTGCGTTTGCGGGAAATGTCGCCGCCGTAACATTTGGCCGTGACATTCTTCTTGATGGCGCCGATGGTTTCGCGGGCGATGATTTTATTGC
This window contains:
- the plsY gene encoding glycerol-3-phosphate 1-O-acyltransferase PlsY, translating into MDSPWLIGFLILFGYLLGSIPFGVVVSRLLGAVDPRSAGSKNVGFTNVLRVSGKKAGVLTLIGDIGKGWLAGWVATVLLHQEAAVLGVALASIIGHLHSMFLGFKGGKGVATALGAALGVAPWIGLTLMGLWIGAVFLWKYSSGGALFAFAMFPFVSLLFHRSWLFIGFSCVVSLLIWARHKDNLVRLWSGTESRIGRVS
- the pgsA gene encoding CDP-diacylglycerol--glycerol-3-phosphate 3-phosphatidyltransferase; this translates as MGEGWKEAGLVLMRSAGQESNINLPNVLTLVRILLIPVFVMLLLDPTPDRSLAAALVFVVAAVTDLLDGYVARKTGQITKLGRLLDPIADKLLVLSALILLVQVDRVSALVAILIIAREVAVTGLRAIAASEGLIMSAEVTGKYKMALQVIAIVLLLLEGTVVEAIGNLHLAGIVTLYLSLILGYVSGAQYVWSFWRQIGTKGL
- a CDS encoding KpsF/GutQ family sugar-phosphate isomerase — protein: MRSAKGDASVREGIRVLDIEARAVLDLKARLDERFARAVTLLYECQGKVVISGMGKSGLIGQKIAATLASTGTPSFFLHPAEGVHGDLGMLARRDVLIAISNSGETQEVLQLLPFVKRMNVPVVGMTGKMNSTLAKNSDVALDVSVDEEACPLGLAPTASTTATLAMGDALAVALLQKRGFKHDDFAQFHPGGSLGRRLLVKVRDLMQHGEHLPRVRAEVSGADTILEMTSKKLGLTTVVNAKGALYGIVTDGDLRRFIQAGGDFSHVTAGDLASRTPKTIGPDELATTAVALMERFSITALVVIEPPNRLAGVIHLHDLLKHGIV
- the kdsA gene encoding 3-deoxy-8-phosphooctulonate synthase; amino-acid sequence: MAYEVDLGQFKIGAGHRPFLIAGPCVIESEQLAMDTAGRIAEITTSLGMPYVFKSSFDKANRTSISSFRGPGLEKGLAILAKIKQQIGVPILTDVHTEDQATEAGQVVDILQIPAFLCRQTDLLIAAAKTGKVVNIKKGQFLSPPEMGNAIKKVEDAGNHRIVLTERGSSFGYNNLVVDMRSFPIMRRFGYPVVFDATHSVQLPGGGGTKSGGQREFVEPLACAAAGAGCDGFFMEVHPDPDSALSDGPNMVPLHALHSLLERVLRICDAAATQPVR
- a CDS encoding CTP synthase, with protein sequence MSKLIFVTGGVVSSLGKGLASASIGNLLESRGLKITFLKLDPYINVDPGTMNPYQHGEVYVTEDGAETDLDLGHYERYTSLTLTRENNYTTGRIYHSVITKERRGDYLGGTVQVVPHVTDEIKQCIMRTSQGMDVTIVEIGGTVGDIESLPFLEAIRQIPYDVGRDNVLYVHLTLVPYIGAAGELKTKPTQHSVNKLREIGIQPNILLCRTDRYLPPELKAKIAMFCNVEKDAVITAKDVETIYEVPIVFRKEGLDELIVRQLKLETGPPNLREWDAMVQKIKHPKHEVSIALVGKYAGLKECYKSLAEALVHGGIDHETRVNVTWIESEDVERQGTERILREADGILIPGGFGSRGIEGKIVTIQYAREHQIPFLGLCLGMQCATIEFARNVAGLNGANSAEFDAQSPHPVIHLMSDQQSVNDKGGTMRLGAYACTLGEGTLAQKMYGVSEVRERHRHRYEFNNAYREQLTAQGLILSGLSPDGRLVEIVELQNHPWFLATQFHPEYKSRPHHPHPLFSGFVGAALRRKCGH
- the kdsB gene encoding 3-deoxy-manno-octulosonate cytidylyltransferase, whose protein sequence is MPWGRTDVKRPVTVVIPARYGSSRFPGKPLVELMGKPMIQHVYEQAKACRVVDEVLVATDDERIKAAVEQFGGKVLIMTEPYRTGTDRVAAVAQSRTGGCFVDLQGDEILLHPDLITDLVEPFLTSDAPMGTLKRRIDSDADLHNPGVVKVTTDREGHALYFSRAPIPLVRDDPKRSAVPGLHFIHLGLYIYTRETLARLTALPTGILEEAEKLEQLRALENGIRIRVWETSHASLRIDSPEDVPVALAQLRAQTSGPGSTQP
- the rfaE1 gene encoding D-glycero-beta-D-manno-heptose-7-phosphate kinase, whose translation is MGKVRKSHPVGRSGQTGPWSGQGSEDPMVDQVALSTYIQRFPQASVLVIGDLILDHYVWGRVSRISPEAPVPVVHVESESLKLGGAANVFNNILALGGQADICGVIGADESGRLLLKELGGRRQGRGGVIIDQSRPTTRKSRVVAHNQQIVRYDVERRNELSSLLQRRILRYVESRLKELSCLVVSDYAKGVVTASLMTELTRLAGQRKIPIVVDPKVEHFSYYKGVTVVTPNHLEATQAAGVQGEDDKTINKAGMVLRQRLGCQTVLVTRGERGMSVYQSHGDHWHIPTRARQVYDVTGAGDTVVGTLALALSTGANMREAAILANQAAGVVVGMIGTATVTAAQLTDALGQN
- the lepB gene encoding signal peptidase I, which produces MSVDPNARPDEVPATNDHTTPTPTEQTTNEARLVVAEQPAHKSILREYAEAIIIAMLLAFAIRVFVVQAFKIPSGSMIPTLLVGDHILVSKLSYGLQWPTDCKFQPGFPPVTCYSSRTVIPFGSIQRGDIIVFRFPEDEDKDFIKRVIGLPGDTIQVRNKVVHINGTPFEDKAFTQHTDPPIHDGHISPRDNFGPVTVPEDAYFVMGDNRDHSLDSRFWGYVRTEKVRGKAFRIYWSWSGQGSWTEWVRWERLGKAIQ